A DNA window from Chryseobacterium sp. MEBOG06 contains the following coding sequences:
- a CDS encoding pirin family protein: MATKKVQIVVSPKPAHFVGDGFRVHNFIPGVPGLDMKRMDPFIMLDYNSKFHFNGSDRPRGVGVHPHRGFETVTIAYSGKVEHHDSAGGGGVIGEGDVQWMTAAKGVLHKEYHETEWAKKGGIFQMVQLWVNLPAKDKMSTPKYQAIENSTMKKVDLGENGFVEVIAGEYNGQKGPAETFTPVHMMNAKLKAGGKADFSFPAHFNTAALVIEGNIMLNGEDHVKADHFALFKNEGETFTIEAKEDTVVLIISGEPINEPIYPHGPFVMNSREEIMQAFEDFNTGKFGYLED, translated from the coding sequence ATGGCAACAAAAAAAGTACAAATCGTAGTATCTCCAAAACCTGCCCATTTTGTAGGTGATGGTTTTAGAGTTCATAATTTTATTCCCGGCGTACCCGGATTGGATATGAAAAGAATGGATCCGTTCATTATGCTTGATTATAATTCAAAATTTCATTTCAACGGTTCAGACAGACCCAGAGGTGTGGGAGTTCATCCTCACAGAGGTTTTGAAACGGTCACTATAGCTTACAGCGGTAAAGTAGAACATCATGACAGCGCAGGCGGGGGTGGCGTTATCGGAGAGGGTGACGTACAATGGATGACTGCAGCCAAAGGAGTTCTTCATAAAGAATACCATGAAACAGAATGGGCAAAAAAAGGAGGAATCTTCCAGATGGTTCAGCTTTGGGTGAATCTTCCGGCAAAAGATAAAATGAGCACTCCGAAATACCAGGCTATTGAAAATTCTACCATGAAAAAAGTAGATCTGGGTGAAAATGGTTTTGTAGAAGTAATTGCCGGTGAATATAACGGACAAAAAGGTCCTGCAGAAACTTTCACACCAGTACATATGATGAATGCAAAGTTGAAAGCAGGTGGAAAAGCAGATTTTAGTTTCCCCGCTCATTTCAATACTGCAGCGTTAGTGATTGAAGGAAATATTATGCTGAATGGTGAAGACCATGTGAAGGCAGATCACTTTGCTTTATTTAAAAATGAAGGAGAAACGTTTACTATTGAAGCGAAAGAAGATACAGTCGTTTTAATCATCAGCGGAGAGCCTATCAACGAGCCCATCTATCCTCACGGACCTTTTGTAATGAATTCCAGAGAGGAAATCATGCAGGCTTTTGAAGACTTCAATACCGGAAAATTCGGTTATCTTGAGGATTAA
- a CDS encoding GNAT family N-acetyltransferase: MKSEFENIPLVKADKRFEINVNGYYAFIDYHEKTHQISLIHTEADPELAGSGAAAAVVEKTLNYIEESGKKLLPFCPYVFAFIKKHPEWKRLVDETFEGYNKL; encoded by the coding sequence ATGAAATCAGAATTTGAAAATATACCTCTCGTAAAAGCGGATAAAAGATTTGAAATCAATGTCAATGGATATTATGCTTTTATTGATTACCATGAGAAAACGCATCAGATCTCTTTGATCCATACTGAAGCAGACCCGGAACTGGCTGGCTCAGGTGCTGCCGCTGCAGTAGTGGAAAAAACGCTCAATTACATTGAAGAAAGTGGTAAAAAGCTTCTTCCGTTCTGCCCTTATGTTTTTGCATTTATTAAGAAACATCCTGAATGGAAACGCCTCGTTGATGAAACATTTGAAGGATATAATAAACTTTAG